The following are encoded together in the Peromyscus leucopus breed LL Stock chromosome 1, UCI_PerLeu_2.1, whole genome shotgun sequence genome:
- the Nfkbib gene encoding NF-kappa-B inhibitor beta — protein MAGVACLGKTADADEWCDSGLGSLGPDAAAPGGPGLGAELGPELSWAPLVFGYVTEDGDTALHLAVIHRHEPFLDFLLGFSAGTEYLDLQNDLGQTALHLAAILGEASTVEKLYAAGAGVLVAERGGHTALHLACRVRAHTCACVLLQPRPRCPRDASDIYLTQNQDQTPDTSHTPVAVNPQTNPENEEEPSDEDWKLQLEAENYEGHTPLHVAVIHKDVEMVRLLRNAGADLNKPEPTCGRTPLHLAVEAQAASVLELLLKAGADPTARMYGGRTPLGSALLRPNPILARLLRAHGAPEPEDEDDKLGPCSSSSSSSSDSDSDSRDEGDEYDDIVVHSGRSQNQLPPSPAPKPLPDDPNPA, from the exons ATGGCCGGGGTCGCGTGCTTGGGGAAAACTGCGGACGCCGATGAATGGTGCGACAGCGGCCTAGGCTCTCTAGGTCCGGACGCAGCGGCTCCCGGAGGACCAGGGCTGGGCGCAGAGCTGGGCCCCGAGCTGTCGTGGGCGCCCCTGGTCTTTGGCTACGTCACTGAGGATGGGGACAC GGCCCTGCACTTGGCCGTGATACATCGGCATGAGCCCTTCCTGGATTTCCTCTTGGGCTTCTCCGCCGGCACTGAGTACCTGGACCTGCAGAATGACCTAGGCCAA ACAGCCCTGCACCTAGCAGCCATCCTGGGGGAGGCATCCACGGTAGAGAAGTTGTATGCAGCTGGCGCAGGAGTGTTGGTGGCTGAGAGAGGGGGCCACACCGCGCTGCACTTGGCCTGCCGGGTGAGGGCCCACACGTGCGCATGCGTCCTGCTCCAGCCCCGCCCCAGATGCCCAAGGGATGCCTCAGATATCTACCTCACTCAGAACCAGGACCAAACCCCAGACACCAGCCACACCCCTGTTGCTGTGAACCCCCAAACCAACCCAGAGAACGAAGAGGAGCCGAGTGATGAAGACTGGAAGCTGCAGCTAGAAGCTGAAAACTATGAGG GCCACACCCCACTCCATGTAGCTGTCATCCACAAAGATGTGGAGATGGTCCGGCTGCTCAGGAATGCTGGAGCTGACCTCAATAAACCG GAGCCCACGTGTGGCCGGACCCCTCTGCACCTGGCAGTAGAGGCCCAGGCAGCCAGCGTGCTGGAGCTTCTCCTGAAGGCCGGTGCTGACCCCACCGCCCGCATGTATGGGGGCCGCACGCCACTTGGCAGTGCCCTGCTCCGGCCCAACCCCATCCTTGCCCGCCTCCTCCGTGCACATGGAGCCCCTGAACCCGAGGATGAGGATGATAAGCTTGGcccttgcagcagcagcagcagcagcagcagcgacagTGACAGCGACAGCAGAGATGAGGGC gatGAATATGATGACATCGTGGTCCACAGTGGCAGGAGCCAAAACCAGCTACCTCCCTCCCCGGCACCCAAACCTCTTCCTGATGACCCCAACCCTGCCTGA
- the Ccer2 gene encoding coiled-coil domain-containing glutamate-rich protein 2, with translation MLRWVPTSTALLPLLALLLGAASSAPLAPRPSKEELTRCLAEVVMEVLTLGQAQRGPCTVLLHKEIFETEPRGCVSLEEKRLLGGEFNRQEAGEMRSSQETRHKEEEEEAAERTRESEVREQAIHTQLHSRLRQDEEEEEEKSQPGKTFERMWEQQLESARGPQKRVAEKASNEETAQFQAEEKGMQLLGGGHHLWQGAEMAGAGRREGSSSHHHHPEQPGTKAKQEEEASEEEASEQEEDDVERLERMKEQLKEATAMLGEALGREG, from the exons ATGCTGCGCTGGGTACCCACCTCCACAGCGCTGCTGCCGCTGTTGGCCCTGCTGCTGGGGGCTG CCTCCTCGGCTCCCCTGGCGCCCAGACCCTCCAAGGAGGAG CTAACCCGCTGTCTAGCAGAGGTGGTCATGGAGGTGCTGACCCTGGGCCAGGCCCAGAGAGGCCCCTGCACAGTTCTGCTCCACAAAG AGATATTCGAGACAGAGCCCCGTGGCTGTGTGTCCCTTGAGGAGAAGAGGTTGCTGGGTGGGGAGTTCAacaggcaggaggctggagagatgaggtcCAGCCAGGAGACAAGgcacaaggaagaggaggaggaagcagcggAGAGGACCCGCGAGTCTGAGGTGCGGGAACAGGCCATCCACACACAGCTCCACAGCCGGCTCCGtcaggacgaggaggaggaggaagagaagagccaGCCAGGGAAGACCTTTGAGCGGATGTGGGAGCAGCAGTTAGAGAGTGCCAGGGGCCCCCAGAAGCGGGTGGCTGAGAAGGCCAGCAATGAGGAGACGGCCCAGTTTCAGGCAGAGGAGAAGGGCATGCAGCTGCTGGGCGGAGGCCACCATCTGTGGCAGGGGGCTGAGATGGCCGGGGCAGGAAGGCGTGAAGGGTCCTCCAGCCATCATCACCACCCGGAGCAGCCAGGCACCAAGGCCAAACAGGAGGAAGAGGCGTCAGAGGAAGAGGCGTCAGAGCAGGAG GAAGATGATGTGGAACGGCTGGAGCGCATGAAGGAGCAGCTGAAGGAGGCCACCGCCATGCTGGGAGAGGcacttgggagggaaggctga